In one window of Agrobacterium larrymoorei DNA:
- a CDS encoding bile acid:sodium symporter family protein: MSRFLPDRFTMMLVATVILASLLPISGEPAHYFSIATKCAIALLFFLHGARLARDVVIAGFLHWRLHLIILLVTFGLFPLIGVGLGYIPESILPQPLYMGMLFLCVLPSTVQSSIAFTSMAGGNVPAAICSASASNISGMFLTPLLVGLLFTVGGHGGGFSLDAFGQIFLQLLLPFIVGQALQPWIGEWIRARKKLLAPVDRGSILMVVYLAFSEAVIEGIWQQFTVRDIGVVIGINILLLTLVLCFTMFGSRLLGFNKADEITITFCGSKKSLASGVPMAGAIFAGQSIGAIVLPIMLFHQIQLMACAVIAQKYASKAKQLEAAKAVELEGAAVKAQ, from the coding sequence ATGAGCCGCTTCCTGCCAGACCGTTTCACCATGATGCTGGTCGCAACCGTCATCCTCGCCTCGCTGCTGCCCATCAGTGGTGAGCCTGCGCATTACTTCTCCATCGCAACGAAATGCGCCATCGCGCTTCTGTTCTTCCTGCATGGGGCAAGGCTGGCGCGAGACGTGGTGATTGCGGGCTTCCTGCACTGGCGGCTGCATCTCATCATTCTTCTCGTCACCTTCGGCCTCTTCCCGCTGATCGGCGTCGGTCTTGGCTATATTCCCGAGAGCATTCTGCCGCAGCCACTCTACATGGGCATGCTGTTCCTCTGCGTCCTGCCGTCCACGGTGCAGTCATCCATCGCTTTCACCTCCATGGCGGGCGGCAATGTACCTGCTGCCATATGCTCGGCCTCTGCCTCGAACATTTCCGGCATGTTCCTCACGCCGCTGCTCGTCGGCCTGCTCTTTACCGTCGGCGGTCATGGTGGCGGCTTCTCGCTGGATGCCTTCGGACAGATTTTCCTGCAACTGCTCCTGCCCTTCATCGTCGGCCAGGCCTTGCAGCCGTGGATCGGAGAGTGGATCCGCGCCCGCAAAAAGCTGCTGGCTCCGGTCGACCGCGGCTCGATCCTGATGGTCGTCTATCTCGCCTTTTCGGAAGCGGTCATCGAAGGCATCTGGCAGCAGTTCACGGTCCGCGATATCGGCGTCGTCATCGGCATCAACATCCTGCTGCTGACATTGGTCCTGTGCTTCACCATGTTCGGCAGCCGCCTGCTGGGCTTCAACAAGGCCGATGAGATCACCATCACCTTCTGCGGCTCGAAAAAGAGCCTTGCGAGCGGCGTTCCCATGGCCGGTGCCATCTTCGCCGGACAAAGCATTGGCGCCATCGTTTTGCCGATCATGCTGTTCCACCAGATACAGTTGATGGCATGCGCCGTGATCGCGCAGAAATATGCCAGCAAGGCGAAACAACTTGAAGCGGCGAAGGCTGTGGAGTTGGAGGGTGCTGCGGTAAAGGCGCAGTAG
- a CDS encoding 5'-nucleotidase C-terminal domain-containing protein, translated as MNRILRFGLMTASVITLSAGAAMADYQLNILHINDLHSRIEAINKYDSTCSAAEADKKECFGGIARVKSAIDARRSELGANANILVLDAGDQFQGSLFYTQYKSGPVAEFMNGIGFDAMAIGNHEFDDGPAELLKLINAVKFQIISGNTKVADGSELKDKFKGYVIKEMGGQKVAVVSVLATDTNETSSPGDKVSFEDEVTYLKGAVKEIQDQGVNKIVLLSHVGYVKDQEIAKAVDGIDVIVGGHSHTLLSSTDPKAAGPYPTLVKNPSGVDVPIVTAYAYSKYLGDLTVTFDDNGVVKSSSGAPKLLDASVTPDEGFTKRVAELAAPLEELKAKEIGTSEATIDGSREVCRVKECTMGNLVSDALLDRVKDQGITIAIQNGGGLRASIDAGPVTMGEVLTVLPFQNSVATFQIKGTDLVAALENGASQIEEGAGRFVQTAGLKYSFDRSKPAGSRIVSVEVKEGDNFVKLDPEKTYGVVTNNYTRTGGDGFKTFATKAINPYDFGPSLEDAVAAYIGAHSPYKPYTDGRVTDVTPADYVAPAKQPAAPAAPAAPATTAQAPAATPAPAAPAPAAQAPAAQAPATSTPSAPAAAAAAAKYVVTKGDSLWKIAEEKYGNGAEWKKIAEANALKRPNHIEVGEELTVPAN; from the coding sequence ATGAACAGGATTTTGAGATTTGGCTTGATGACAGCTTCCGTCATCACGCTTTCGGCTGGCGCGGCTATGGCCGATTATCAACTCAACATTCTCCACATCAACGACCTGCATTCACGCATCGAAGCCATCAACAAATATGATTCCACCTGCTCTGCGGCTGAAGCCGACAAGAAGGAATGCTTCGGCGGCATCGCCCGCGTGAAGAGCGCCATCGACGCGCGCCGCAGCGAGCTTGGCGCCAACGCCAATATTCTGGTTCTCGACGCGGGCGACCAGTTTCAGGGCTCGCTGTTCTACACCCAGTATAAAAGCGGCCCGGTTGCCGAATTCATGAACGGCATCGGCTTCGACGCGATGGCCATCGGCAACCATGAATTCGACGATGGCCCGGCCGAGCTTCTGAAGCTCATCAATGCCGTGAAGTTCCAGATCATTTCCGGCAACACCAAGGTTGCCGACGGCTCGGAGCTGAAGGACAAGTTCAAGGGCTATGTCATCAAGGAAATGGGCGGCCAAAAGGTTGCCGTCGTTTCTGTTCTGGCAACCGACACAAACGAAACTTCCTCCCCCGGCGACAAGGTCTCCTTCGAGGACGAGGTCACGTATCTGAAGGGTGCCGTCAAGGAAATCCAGGATCAGGGCGTCAACAAGATCGTTCTGCTTTCGCATGTGGGCTATGTGAAGGATCAGGAAATCGCCAAGGCTGTCGATGGTATCGACGTGATCGTCGGTGGCCACAGCCACACGCTGCTTTCCAGCACCGATCCGAAGGCCGCTGGTCCCTACCCGACGCTGGTGAAGAACCCGTCTGGCGTCGATGTTCCAATCGTCACAGCCTACGCCTATTCCAAATATCTCGGCGACCTGACGGTGACCTTCGATGACAATGGCGTGGTCAAGTCCTCCAGTGGCGCGCCAAAACTGCTCGACGCGTCGGTCACGCCGGATGAAGGCTTCACCAAGCGCGTGGCGGAACTTGCCGCACCGCTGGAAGAGCTGAAGGCAAAGGAAATCGGCACCAGCGAAGCAACCATCGACGGCTCGCGCGAAGTCTGCCGCGTCAAGGAGTGCACCATGGGCAACCTGGTGTCTGACGCGCTGCTGGACCGTGTGAAGGATCAGGGCATTACCATCGCCATCCAGAATGGCGGCGGTCTTCGCGCTTCCATCGACGCCGGTCCGGTGACCATGGGTGAAGTTCTGACGGTTCTGCCGTTCCAGAACTCCGTTGCCACCTTCCAGATCAAGGGTACCGATCTCGTTGCCGCACTTGAAAACGGCGCAAGCCAGATCGAGGAAGGCGCTGGCCGCTTCGTCCAGACCGCTGGCCTGAAATACAGCTTCGACCGTTCCAAGCCAGCAGGCAGCCGCATCGTCTCCGTCGAGGTCAAGGAAGGCGACAACTTCGTCAAGCTCGACCCTGAAAAGACCTATGGCGTTGTAACCAACAACTACACCCGCACCGGCGGCGACGGCTTCAAGACCTTCGCCACCAAGGCAATCAACCCTTACGACTTCGGACCGAGCCTGGAAGACGCGGTTGCCGCCTATATCGGCGCGCACAGCCCTTACAAGCCCTACACCGATGGCCGCGTGACCGACGTAACGCCTGCCGATTACGTGGCACCAGCCAAGCAGCCAGCAGCCCCTGCCGCTCCAGCGGCCCCGGCAACCACAGCGCAGGCCCCCGCCGCAACGCCAGCACCCGCCGCCCCTGCCCCGGCAGCACAGGCACCCGCAGCGCAGGCACCAGCCACCTCCACGCCATCCGCACCAGCCGCCGCCGCTGCCGCCGCGAAATACGTGGTGACCAAGGGCGACTCGCTTTGGAAAATTGCCGAAGAGAAGTACGGCAACGGCGCAGAGTGGAAAAAGATCGCCGAAGCCAACGCACTGAAGCGCCCGAACCACATCGAGGTGGGCGAAGAGCTGACCGTTCCCGCCAATTGA
- the omp10 gene encoding outer membrane lipoprotein Omp10 has product MYFKTSVAMVLAAIAVSSCVSDSPAPRSMPSMTQRPAVDGRWIDRNGIVSTFQNGSFSTRSTDSNTLLASGTYVSISPTLYEINMTSLVRNTQSRVNCALISPGQLNCTTDTNSQFTLTRQG; this is encoded by the coding sequence ATGTACTTCAAGACAAGTGTTGCCATGGTTCTGGCCGCAATTGCCGTTTCTTCCTGCGTATCGGATTCACCTGCTCCGCGCTCCATGCCATCCATGACGCAGCGCCCGGCGGTTGACGGTCGCTGGATTGATCGCAACGGCATCGTCTCCACCTTCCAGAACGGCTCCTTCTCCACCCGTTCCACGGACAGCAACACGCTTCTGGCATCCGGAACTTACGTGTCGATTTCGCCGACGCTCTACGAAATCAACATGACCTCGCTGGTGCGCAACACCCAGTCGCGCGTGAACTGCGCGCTGATTTCGCCCGGCCAGCTGAACTGCACGACCGACACCAACAGCCAGTTCACGCTGACCCGCCAGGGCTGA
- a CDS encoding homospermidine synthase, which produces MTEAAYPIYGEITGPIIMIGFGSIGRGTLPLLERHFKFDLSKLVVIDPREDIAEYLDGRNIRHVRTHLTKDNYKDVLKPLIKGVEGRGFCVNLSVDASSVDLMKLCRKYGMLYIDTVVEPWPGFYFDDKADNSARTNYMLRETMLKQKQKRPGGTTAVSTCGANPGMVSWFVKQALVNLAKDTGLEIEEPAQNDRKGWAKLMQTLGVKGIHVAERDTQRARDPKPFDTFWNTWSVEGFIAEGLQPAELGWGSHEKWTPKNAKKHKKGSKAAIYLEQPGADTKVRTWCPTHGAQYGLLVTHNEAISIADYFTVRDENGKVAFRPTCHYAYHPCNDAVLSLYEMFGNGGKAQATQHVLTEAELVDGADELGVLLYGHAKNAYWYGSRLTLEQARKLAPDQNATGLQVSSAVLAGMVWALENSEVGIVEADEMDYHRCLEIQRQYLGPVEGHYTDWTPLEGRPGFFAEDIDRDDPWQFRNILVR; this is translated from the coding sequence ATGACGGAAGCAGCATACCCGATCTACGGGGAGATCACCGGCCCTATCATCATGATCGGTTTTGGCTCCATTGGCCGCGGTACGCTTCCCCTCCTCGAACGGCATTTCAAATTCGACCTATCGAAACTGGTGGTCATCGATCCGCGCGAAGATATCGCCGAGTATCTCGACGGGCGAAACATCCGCCATGTCCGCACGCATCTGACCAAGGACAACTACAAGGACGTTTTAAAACCGCTGATCAAGGGCGTGGAAGGCCGGGGCTTCTGCGTCAACCTGTCGGTGGATGCTTCCTCCGTGGACCTGATGAAGCTGTGCCGCAAATACGGTATGCTCTACATCGACACCGTGGTCGAGCCATGGCCCGGCTTCTATTTCGATGACAAGGCGGATAATTCCGCCCGTACCAATTACATGCTGCGCGAAACCATGCTGAAGCAGAAGCAGAAGCGTCCAGGTGGTACGACGGCGGTTTCCACCTGCGGCGCAAATCCCGGCATGGTCTCCTGGTTCGTCAAGCAGGCGCTCGTCAATCTGGCCAAAGATACCGGCCTTGAGATCGAAGAACCGGCGCAGAACGACCGCAAGGGCTGGGCAAAACTGATGCAGACGCTCGGCGTCAAGGGCATACATGTGGCAGAGCGCGATACGCAGCGCGCCAGAGACCCCAAGCCTTTCGACACATTCTGGAACACATGGTCGGTGGAAGGCTTCATCGCGGAAGGTCTGCAACCCGCCGAACTCGGCTGGGGCAGCCACGAAAAATGGACGCCGAAGAACGCAAAAAAGCACAAGAAGGGCAGCAAGGCCGCCATCTATCTGGAGCAACCGGGTGCCGATACCAAGGTGCGCACCTGGTGCCCCACGCACGGCGCACAATATGGCCTGCTCGTAACCCACAACGAGGCGATCTCGATTGCCGATTACTTCACGGTGCGAGACGAGAACGGCAAAGTCGCCTTCCGCCCCACCTGCCACTATGCCTACCACCCGTGCAACGATGCGGTGCTGTCGCTCTATGAAATGTTCGGCAATGGCGGCAAGGCGCAGGCCACCCAGCATGTGCTGACGGAAGCCGAACTGGTAGACGGTGCCGATGAACTTGGCGTGCTGCTTTATGGACACGCGAAAAATGCCTATTGGTACGGTTCGCGCCTGACGCTGGAACAGGCCCGCAAGCTGGCCCCCGACCAGAATGCGACCGGGCTTCAGGTCAGCTCCGCCGTTCTGGCTGGCATGGTATGGGCTCTTGAAAATTCCGAAGTGGGCATCGTTGAGGCCGACGAGATGGATTACCATCGCTGCCTGGAAATACAGCGCCAATATCTTGGCCCCGTTGAAGGGCACTACACGGACTGGACGCCGCTGGAAGGCCGCCCCGGCTTCTTTGCCGAGGATATAGACCGTGATGACCCATGGCAGTTCCGCAACATTCTGGTGCGCTAA
- a CDS encoding sensor domain-containing diguanylate cyclase, with protein sequence MDSLIERVVALQDATPVLIALYDTEDRLRHANRAFREAFHLAEDAFPTWLDIIRTNYQNREGLIITTSDFEAWVLSAQSRRGKLPFRGLELDMHDGRWIWMTETVQTDGWMLCVGSDITALRQNQRSLRQDRDIAMRAAQTDELTGTANRRFVFAKLAAQIEHVNNGIECPFGVCIIDIDLFKAINDRFGHQAGDAVLRDFVKIAHATIRRSDCFGRVGGEEFMLIMPRTSLDECVGIVERVLKKVSESHPFGADPEFTYSCSAGISLYRPGEASNDLYHRADRALYLAKQNGRARVEWLVE encoded by the coding sequence TTGGATAGTCTTATCGAGCGCGTCGTCGCGCTTCAGGATGCCACTCCAGTCCTGATTGCTCTTTACGATACGGAAGATCGGTTGCGGCATGCAAACCGGGCGTTTCGCGAGGCCTTTCACCTTGCCGAAGATGCGTTTCCCACCTGGCTCGATATCATCCGCACCAATTACCAGAACCGGGAAGGCCTGATCATCACGACTTCGGATTTCGAGGCGTGGGTGTTGTCGGCCCAGTCACGTCGCGGCAAGCTGCCTTTTCGCGGGCTGGAACTGGATATGCATGACGGGCGCTGGATCTGGATGACGGAAACGGTTCAGACCGATGGCTGGATGCTGTGTGTCGGCAGTGACATCACGGCCCTGCGCCAGAACCAGAGAAGCCTGCGGCAGGATCGCGATATCGCCATGCGCGCCGCCCAGACGGATGAGTTGACGGGAACGGCGAACCGTCGCTTCGTCTTTGCCAAGCTCGCCGCGCAGATCGAGCATGTCAATAATGGCATCGAGTGCCCCTTCGGCGTCTGCATCATCGATATCGATCTGTTCAAAGCCATCAACGACCGCTTCGGCCATCAGGCCGGTGATGCGGTACTGCGCGATTTCGTCAAAATCGCCCACGCCACCATCCGCCGCTCGGATTGTTTCGGCAGGGTCGGCGGTGAGGAATTCATGCTGATCATGCCGCGCACCTCGCTCGATGAATGCGTGGGCATCGTTGAACGGGTTCTGAAAAAAGTCTCCGAGTCTCACCCCTTCGGCGCCGATCCGGAGTTCACCTATAGCTGCTCCGCTGGCATCTCGCTCTACAGACCGGGCGAGGCGAGCAACGATCTCTACCACCGGGCGGATAGGGCGCTTTATCTGGCCAAGCAGAACGGCCGCGCGCGGGTTGAGTGGTTGGTGGAGTGA
- a CDS encoding aminotransferase class IV family protein yields the protein MKRKPADLTLRETLRWEPESGFQRLEQHLRRLLRSADALGFRSPQDPAKLLNTAVSGTEPMTVRVVMNYKGELDVSAEPYTPLSPNAVWRVKIAEKTRLDSSDTFYRHKSSRREPYEAARAEFSEKQADEVLLLNERGEICEGSSTSIFVEGPEGQLLTPPLDSGILPGVLRADLIRERKARGQALKPEDLKGKKIFVGNSLRGLVAAELV from the coding sequence ATGAAGCGCAAACCCGCTGATCTGACCCTGAGGGAAACATTGCGTTGGGAGCCGGAAAGCGGCTTTCAACGGCTGGAACAGCACCTGCGCCGCCTGCTGCGGTCTGCCGATGCGCTGGGCTTCCGCTCACCGCAGGACCCCGCCAAGCTGCTCAACACCGCCGTCAGCGGCACCGAGCCGATGACGGTGCGCGTGGTGATGAACTACAAGGGCGAACTGGATGTTTCGGCTGAGCCCTACACGCCGCTTTCGCCGAATGCCGTCTGGCGCGTGAAAATAGCGGAAAAGACCCGCCTCGATTCCAGCGACACCTTCTACCGCCACAAATCCTCCCGCCGCGAGCCCTATGAAGCGGCGCGCGCGGAATTTTCTGAAAAGCAGGCGGACGAGGTGCTGCTGCTGAACGAGCGCGGCGAAATTTGCGAGGGTTCCAGCACCAGCATCTTCGTTGAAGGTCCAGAAGGCCAACTGCTCACACCGCCGCTGGACAGCGGCATCCTTCCCGGCGTGCTGCGCGCAGACCTCATCCGCGAGCGCAAGGCACGCGGACAGGCGCTGAAGCCGGAAGACCTGAAGGGGAAGAAGATTTTCGTTGGGAATTCGCTGCGGGGGCTGGTTGCGGCGGAGTTGGTTTAG
- a CDS encoding M3 family oligoendopeptidase, giving the protein MTFTTSTSKPAFSPAEGASAALGDLPVWKLSDLYPSADSAEYKGDLQKADSQAQAFEAKWKGKLEAAAKLSGDAGIGAAVKDYEALDDILGRIGSFAGLTYFSDTSNPANGKLYGDAQAKLTDIASHLLFFPLELNRIEDALIEASIENDPLAAHYEPWLIDLRKDKPHQLDDQLEQLFLEKSMTSAAAFNRLFDETMTDLRFEIDGESLPLEPTLNMLQEPDPETRKKAAEALSATFKDNLRVFTLITNTLAKDKEIADRWRKFEDIADSRHLANRVEREVVDALAAAVRDAYPRLSHRYYQMKAKWLGMEQMNYWDRNAPLPDTSNAIIPWDEAKDTVLSAYGAFAPEMADIARRFFDEEWIDAPARPGKAPGAFAHPTVPSAHPYVLVNYLGKPRDVMTLAHELGHGVHQVLAGEQGALMCATPLTLAETASVFGEMLTFRKLLESTEDKRERKAMLARKVEDMINTVVRQIAFYEFERKVHTARKEGELTAEQIGELWLSVQSESLGPAIRISEGYETWWTYVPHFIHSPFYVYAYAFGDCLVNSLYAVYQNAEAGFQDKYFELLKAGGTKHHSELLKPFGLDATDPSFWSKGLSMIEGLIDELEALDQSGK; this is encoded by the coding sequence ATGACCTTCACGACATCGACCTCCAAGCCCGCCTTTTCCCCCGCAGAAGGAGCCAGTGCCGCACTCGGCGATCTGCCGGTGTGGAAGCTCTCCGATCTATACCCTTCCGCAGACTCCGCCGAATATAAGGGCGACCTGCAAAAGGCGGACAGCCAGGCACAGGCTTTCGAGGCGAAGTGGAAGGGCAAGCTGGAAGCGGCAGCGAAGCTTTCAGGCGATGCGGGCATCGGCGCGGCGGTGAAGGACTACGAGGCGCTGGACGATATTCTCGGTCGCATCGGCTCCTTTGCCGGGCTTACCTATTTTTCCGATACGTCCAACCCGGCCAATGGCAAGCTCTATGGCGATGCACAGGCGAAGCTGACCGATATCGCCTCCCACCTTCTGTTCTTTCCGCTGGAACTGAACCGCATCGAGGATGCGCTGATCGAAGCCAGCATCGAGAACGATCCCCTGGCCGCCCATTACGAGCCCTGGCTGATCGATCTGCGCAAGGACAAGCCGCACCAGCTGGATGACCAGCTTGAGCAGCTGTTTCTGGAAAAATCCATGACCAGCGCTGCGGCCTTCAACCGCCTTTTCGATGAGACGATGACCGATCTTCGCTTCGAGATCGATGGCGAGAGCCTGCCGCTTGAGCCGACGCTGAACATGCTTCAGGAGCCGGACCCGGAGACCCGCAAAAAGGCGGCGGAAGCGCTGAGCGCCACCTTCAAGGATAATCTTCGTGTCTTCACGCTGATCACCAACACGCTGGCGAAGGACAAGGAAATTGCCGACCGCTGGCGCAAGTTCGAGGACATTGCCGACAGCCGCCATCTGGCAAACCGGGTGGAACGCGAGGTTGTCGATGCGCTGGCGGCAGCCGTGCGCGATGCCTATCCGCGCCTTTCCCACCGCTATTACCAGATGAAGGCGAAGTGGCTGGGCATGGAGCAGATGAATTACTGGGACCGCAATGCGCCCCTGCCCGATACCTCCAACGCCATTATTCCGTGGGATGAGGCGAAAGATACGGTGCTATCAGCCTATGGCGCCTTTGCGCCGGAAATGGCCGATATCGCCCGCCGCTTCTTCGATGAAGAGTGGATCGATGCCCCTGCCCGCCCCGGCAAGGCGCCGGGCGCCTTTGCGCATCCAACCGTGCCCTCCGCGCATCCCTATGTTCTGGTCAATTACCTCGGCAAGCCGCGCGACGTGATGACGCTTGCGCATGAACTCGGCCACGGCGTCCATCAGGTTCTGGCTGGTGAGCAGGGCGCGTTGATGTGCGCAACACCGCTGACTCTTGCCGAAACGGCCTCCGTCTTCGGAGAGATGCTGACGTTCCGCAAGCTGCTGGAATCCACCGAAGATAAACGCGAGCGCAAGGCCATGCTGGCGCGCAAGGTGGAGGACATGATCAATACGGTCGTGCGCCAGATCGCCTTCTACGAATTCGAGCGCAAGGTGCACACTGCCCGCAAGGAGGGTGAGTTGACTGCCGAACAGATCGGCGAGCTATGGCTTTCCGTGCAATCCGAGAGCCTTGGCCCGGCGATCAGGATTTCGGAAGGTTACGAGACCTGGTGGACCTACGTGCCCCACTTCATCCACTCGCCCTTCTACGTCTATGCTTACGCCTTCGGCGACTGCCTGGTGAACTCGCTTTACGCGGTCTACCAGAATGCCGAGGCCGGTTTTCAGGATAAATACTTCGAACTCTTGAAGGCTGGCGGCACCAAGCATCACTCGGAACTGCTCAAGCCCTTCGGACTGGATGCGACCGATCCTTCTTTCTGGAGCAAGGGTCTTTCGATGATCGAAGGCTTGATCGATGAGCTGGAGGCGCTGGATCAATCCGGCAAATAA